A stretch of the Zonotrichia leucophrys gambelii isolate GWCS_2022_RI chromosome 22, RI_Zleu_2.0, whole genome shotgun sequence genome encodes the following:
- the NSD3 gene encoding histone-lysine N-methyltransferase NSD3 isoform X4: protein MDFSFSFMQGIMGNTIQQPPQLIDSANIRQEEAFDGSSDIAEDGGRTPYEAALQQGFQYPTPSEELPTLTNGYPPAISMYEPQGKYQGYPQYPNGSANGFGTGRNFSPTEYYQLENSNGRQHEVLEKPSPPPQPPPPPPPPPPQVGIPKKTGSPEIKLKITKTIQNGRELFESSLCGDLLNEVQAREYAKAKHEGRKEKRKKSSKHDSSRSEERKAHKIPKLEPEEQNRPNERLSTLSERPREDAVLEEAPVQQLVPSLPAQVTHDVKFQVGDLVWSKVGTYPWWPCMVSCDPQLDVHTKINTRGAREYHVQFFSNQPERAWVHEKRVREYQGHKQYEQLLAEAAKQASNHSEKQKIRKPRPQRERAQWDIGIAHAEKALKMTREERIEQYTFIYVDQEPEEALAKAKKTAASKAEAKKNRRPKAAPSSQPEHGPAAPGSSPCHGERRQGQRRHSSPEEEEAPPVKIAWKTAAARKSLPASITMHNLDLQKCNMSPVVKIEQVFALQNAAGDGKLIDQFVYSTKGVGNKTEISVKGQEKLNSSSAQRSEKAVVQNASSPETTSGAAGSVEKKQQRRSIRTRSESEKSTEVVPKKKIKKEQVEAVPLAAVKTGLQKGASEISDSCKPLKKRSRASTDMELTSSAYRDTSDSDSRGLNDLQGSFGKRSDSPSATADADASDVQSVDSSLSRRGTGTSKKDTVCQICESSGESLLACEGECCSMFHLECLGLKAMPEEKFICTECKNGEHTCFSCKQPGKDVKRCSVSTCGKFYHESCVRKFATALFESRGFRCPQHCCTACSMDKDMHKASKGRMARCLRCPVAYHSGDGCIAAGSLFVSSHILICSNHSKRTHSSSAVNVGFCFVCARGLVVQDHSDPLFSSYAYKSHYLLNESNRAELMKLPMIPPPSSASKKKCEKGGKLLCCESCPASFHPECLSIEMPEGCWNCNDCKAGKKLRYKQIVWVKLGNYRWWPAEICNPST from the exons atggatttctctttctctttcatgCAAGGGATCATGGGAAACACAATTCAGCAACCACCTCAACTCATTGACTCGGCCAACATCCGCCAAGAGGAGGCCTTTGATGGCAGCAGTGACATTGCCGAGGATGGGGGCCGGACGCCGTACGAGGCCGCGCTGCAGCAAGGCTTCCAGTACCCCACGCcctcagaggagctgcccacCCTCACCAACGGCTACCCCCCGGCCATCAGCATGTACGAACCCCAGGGCAAGTACCAGGGCTACCCTCAGTACCCCAATGGATCTGCCAATGGCTTTGGGACAGGCAGGAACTTCAGCCCCACGGAGTATTACCAGCTGGAGAACTCCAATGGCAGGCAGCACGAAGTGCTGGAGAaaccttcccctcctccccagccgcctccaccaccaccaccaccacctccacAAGTGGGGATTCCAAAGAAGACTGGCTCACCAGAGATCAAACTGAAAATAACCAAAACTATCCAGAACGGCAGGGAATTGTTTGAGTCCTCCCTGTGTGGGGACCTGTTGAATGAAGTCCAAGCGAGGGAGTACGCTAAGGCAAAACATgaagggaggaaagagaaaaggaaaaaaagtagcaAGCATGACTCTTCCCGCTCGGAAGAGCGCAAGGCACACAAAATTCCAAAATTAGAACCAGAGGAGCAAAAT AGACCAAATGAGAGGCTTAGCACACTCTCTGAGAGACCAAGAGAAGATGCAGTGCTGGAGGAAGCCCCG GTCCAGCAGCTCGTGCCATCCCTTCCAGCACAGGTCACCCACGACGTCAAGTTCCAGGTTGGGGATCTGGTTTGGTCCAAGGTGGGGACGTACCCATGGTGGCCTTGCATGGTGTCCTGTGATCCACAGCTTGACGTGCACACCAAAATTAATACAAGAG GTGCCCGGGAATACCACGTTCAGTTCTTCAGCAACCAGCCAGAGCGGGCCTGGGTGCACGAGAAGCGCGTCCGCGAGTACCAAGGGCACAAACAGTACGAGCAGTTACTGGCTGAGGCAGCCAAGCAAGCCAGCAACCACTCTGAGAAACAGAAG ATTCGCAAGCCGCGGCCGCAGCGGGAGCGAGCGCAGTGGGACATTGGCATTGCCCACGCCGAGAAAGCGCTGAAAATGACCCGGGAGGAGAGGATAGAACAGTACACCTTCATTTACGTAGACCAAGAGCCAGAGGAAGCTTTGGCCAAAGCCAAAAAGACTGCTGCTTCCAAAGCAGAGGCCAAGAAGAACCGGCGGCCGAAGGCGGCGCCGAGCTCGCAGCCGGAGCACGGCCCTGCGGCCCCGGGCTCCTCACCCTGCCACGGTGAGCGCCGGCAGGGCCAGCGCAGGCACTCCAgccccgaggaggaggaggctccaCCTGTGAAAATCGCCTGGAAAACAGCTGCAGCTAGGAAATCCCTGCCAGCTTCCATCACCATGCACAACCTGGATCTGCAAAAGTGTAACATGTCTCCGGTTGTTAAAATTGAGCAGGTTTTTGCCCTTCAGaatgctgctggggatggaaaGCTCATCGATCAATTTGTTTATTCCACCAAG ggaGTTGgtaacaaaacagaaataagcGTCAAAGGACAAGAGAAATTGAATTCTTCGTCAGCTCAGAGAAGTGAGAAAGCTGTGGTGCAAAATGCATCTTCTCCTGAGACAACTTCTGGGGCAGCAG gtTCTGTAGAAAAGAAGCAACAGAGAAGATCGATTCGAACCCGCTCCGAGTCTGAGAAATCCACTGAAGTTGTGCCAAAGAAGAAGATCAAAAAGGAGCAG GTTGAAGCTGTCCCACTGGCAGCAGTGAAGACGGGGTTGCAGAAAG GTGCCAGTGAGATTTCAGACTCCTGTAAACCCTTGAAGAAGAGAAGTCGTGCCTCCACTGACATGGAGCTGACCAGCTCAGCCTACAGGGACACGTCTGACTCTGACTCCAGAGGACTCAATGATTTGCAG GGCAGCTTTGGGAAGCGTTCAGACAGCCCCTCAGCCACTGCTGATGCTGATGCCTCAGATGTGCAGTCAGTGGACTCCAGCTTATCCAGGAGAGGAACTGGAACAAGTAAAAAAGACACTGTTTGTCAG ATCTGTGAGAGCTCTGGCGAGTCGCTGCTGGCCTGCGAGGGCGAGTGCTGCAGCATGTTCCACCTGGAGTGTCTCGGCCTGAAGGCCATGCCTGAGGAAAAGTTCATCTGCACCGAGTGTAAGAATG GAGAGCACACGTGCTTTTCCTGCAAGCAGCCTGGCAAGGACGTGAAGCGCTGCTCTGTCAGCACCTGTGGGAAGTTCTACCACGAGTCCTGCGTGCGCAAGTTCGCCACGGCCCTGTTCGAGTCGCGCGGCTTCCGCTGCCCGCAGCACTGCTGCACCGCCTGCTCCATGGACAAGGACATGCACAAAGCCAGCAAAG GTCGCATGGCGAGATGTCTGCGCTGCCCCGTGGCCTATCACTCTGGAGACGGCTGCATCGCTGCAGGAAGCTTGTTTGTGTCATCCCACATCCTCATCTGTAGTAACCATTCCAAAAGGACTCACTCCTCATCAGCTGTAAATGTAGGCTTTTGTTTCGTTTGTGCAAGAG GGCTGGTAGTGCAGGACCATTCAGACCCCCTGTTCAGTTCCTATGCCTATAAGTCCCACTACCTACTGAATGAGTCAAATCGTGCTGAGTTGATGAAATTACCTATGATTCCTCCTCCTTCGTCAGCTTCCaaaaagaaatgtgagaaaG GTGGCAAACTGTTGTGCTGTGAGTCGTGCCCAGCTTCCTTCCACCCCGAGTGTCTGAGCATAGAAATGCCTGAGGGCTGCTGGAATTGCAATGACTGTAAAGCTGGCAAGAAGCTGCGGTACAAGCAGATCGTTTGGGTCAAGCTTGGGAATTACAG gtggtggccagcagagatctgcaaTCCCAG CACTTGA
- the NSD3 gene encoding histone-lysine N-methyltransferase NSD3 isoform X1: protein MDFSFSFMQGIMGNTIQQPPQLIDSANIRQEEAFDGSSDIAEDGGRTPYEAALQQGFQYPTPSEELPTLTNGYPPAISMYEPQGKYQGYPQYPNGSANGFGTGRNFSPTEYYQLENSNGRQHEVLEKPSPPPQPPPPPPPPPPQVGIPKKTGSPEIKLKITKTIQNGRELFESSLCGDLLNEVQAREYAKAKHEGRKEKRKKSSKHDSSRSEERKAHKIPKLEPEEQNRPNERLSTLSERPREDAVLEEAPVQQLVPSLPAQVTHDVKFQVGDLVWSKVGTYPWWPCMVSCDPQLDVHTKINTRGAREYHVQFFSNQPERAWVHEKRVREYQGHKQYEQLLAEAAKQASNHSEKQKIRKPRPQRERAQWDIGIAHAEKALKMTREERIEQYTFIYVDQEPEEALAKAKKTAASKAEAKKNRRPKAAPSSQPEHGPAAPGSSPCHGERRQGQRRHSSPEEEEAPPVKIAWKTAAARKSLPASITMHNLDLQKCNMSPVVKIEQVFALQNAAGDGKLIDQFVYSTKGVGNKTEISVKGQEKLNSSSAQRSEKAVVQNASSPETTSGAAGSVEKKQQRRSIRTRSESEKSTEVVPKKKIKKEQVEAVPLAAVKTGLQKGASEISDSCKPLKKRSRASTDMELTSSAYRDTSDSDSRGLNDLQGSFGKRSDSPSATADADASDVQSVDSSLSRRGTGTSKKDTVCQICESSGESLLACEGECCSMFHLECLGLKAMPEEKFICTECKNGEHTCFSCKQPGKDVKRCSVSTCGKFYHESCVRKFATALFESRGFRCPQHCCTACSMDKDMHKASKGRMARCLRCPVAYHSGDGCIAAGSLFVSSHILICSNHSKRTHSSSAVNVGFCFVCARGLVVQDHSDPLFSSYAYKSHYLLNESNRAELMKLPMIPPPSSASKKKCEKGGKLLCCESCPASFHPECLSIEMPEGCWNCNDCKAGKKLRYKQIVWVKLGNYRWWPAEICNPRSVPLNIQGLKHDIGDFPVFFFGSHDYYWVHQGRVFPYVEGDKSFAEGQTSINKTFKKALEEAAKRFQELKAQRESKEALEIERNSRKPPPYKHIKSNKVIGKVQIQVADLSEIPRCNCKPSDENPCGLESECLNRMLQYECHPQVCPAGERCQNQCFTKRLYPDAEIIKTERRGWGLRTKRSIKKGEFVNEYVGELIDEEECRLRIKRAHENSVTNFYMLTVTKDRIIDAGPKGNYSRFMNHSCNPNCETQKWTVNGDIRVGLFALCDIPAGMELTFNYNLDCLGNGRTECHCGAENCSGFLGVRPKTAFASANEEKVKNAKLKQKKRKIKTEQKQMHEDNCFQCGDGGELVMCDKKDCPKAYHLLCLNLTQPPFGKWECPWHQCDICSNPAVSFCEFCPHSFCKDHEKGALVPSALDGRLCCSTHDPKSPVAPEYWSKIKCKLEAQNAVEEAKE from the exons atggatttctctttctctttcatgCAAGGGATCATGGGAAACACAATTCAGCAACCACCTCAACTCATTGACTCGGCCAACATCCGCCAAGAGGAGGCCTTTGATGGCAGCAGTGACATTGCCGAGGATGGGGGCCGGACGCCGTACGAGGCCGCGCTGCAGCAAGGCTTCCAGTACCCCACGCcctcagaggagctgcccacCCTCACCAACGGCTACCCCCCGGCCATCAGCATGTACGAACCCCAGGGCAAGTACCAGGGCTACCCTCAGTACCCCAATGGATCTGCCAATGGCTTTGGGACAGGCAGGAACTTCAGCCCCACGGAGTATTACCAGCTGGAGAACTCCAATGGCAGGCAGCACGAAGTGCTGGAGAaaccttcccctcctccccagccgcctccaccaccaccaccaccacctccacAAGTGGGGATTCCAAAGAAGACTGGCTCACCAGAGATCAAACTGAAAATAACCAAAACTATCCAGAACGGCAGGGAATTGTTTGAGTCCTCCCTGTGTGGGGACCTGTTGAATGAAGTCCAAGCGAGGGAGTACGCTAAGGCAAAACATgaagggaggaaagagaaaaggaaaaaaagtagcaAGCATGACTCTTCCCGCTCGGAAGAGCGCAAGGCACACAAAATTCCAAAATTAGAACCAGAGGAGCAAAAT AGACCAAATGAGAGGCTTAGCACACTCTCTGAGAGACCAAGAGAAGATGCAGTGCTGGAGGAAGCCCCG GTCCAGCAGCTCGTGCCATCCCTTCCAGCACAGGTCACCCACGACGTCAAGTTCCAGGTTGGGGATCTGGTTTGGTCCAAGGTGGGGACGTACCCATGGTGGCCTTGCATGGTGTCCTGTGATCCACAGCTTGACGTGCACACCAAAATTAATACAAGAG GTGCCCGGGAATACCACGTTCAGTTCTTCAGCAACCAGCCAGAGCGGGCCTGGGTGCACGAGAAGCGCGTCCGCGAGTACCAAGGGCACAAACAGTACGAGCAGTTACTGGCTGAGGCAGCCAAGCAAGCCAGCAACCACTCTGAGAAACAGAAG ATTCGCAAGCCGCGGCCGCAGCGGGAGCGAGCGCAGTGGGACATTGGCATTGCCCACGCCGAGAAAGCGCTGAAAATGACCCGGGAGGAGAGGATAGAACAGTACACCTTCATTTACGTAGACCAAGAGCCAGAGGAAGCTTTGGCCAAAGCCAAAAAGACTGCTGCTTCCAAAGCAGAGGCCAAGAAGAACCGGCGGCCGAAGGCGGCGCCGAGCTCGCAGCCGGAGCACGGCCCTGCGGCCCCGGGCTCCTCACCCTGCCACGGTGAGCGCCGGCAGGGCCAGCGCAGGCACTCCAgccccgaggaggaggaggctccaCCTGTGAAAATCGCCTGGAAAACAGCTGCAGCTAGGAAATCCCTGCCAGCTTCCATCACCATGCACAACCTGGATCTGCAAAAGTGTAACATGTCTCCGGTTGTTAAAATTGAGCAGGTTTTTGCCCTTCAGaatgctgctggggatggaaaGCTCATCGATCAATTTGTTTATTCCACCAAG ggaGTTGgtaacaaaacagaaataagcGTCAAAGGACAAGAGAAATTGAATTCTTCGTCAGCTCAGAGAAGTGAGAAAGCTGTGGTGCAAAATGCATCTTCTCCTGAGACAACTTCTGGGGCAGCAG gtTCTGTAGAAAAGAAGCAACAGAGAAGATCGATTCGAACCCGCTCCGAGTCTGAGAAATCCACTGAAGTTGTGCCAAAGAAGAAGATCAAAAAGGAGCAG GTTGAAGCTGTCCCACTGGCAGCAGTGAAGACGGGGTTGCAGAAAG GTGCCAGTGAGATTTCAGACTCCTGTAAACCCTTGAAGAAGAGAAGTCGTGCCTCCACTGACATGGAGCTGACCAGCTCAGCCTACAGGGACACGTCTGACTCTGACTCCAGAGGACTCAATGATTTGCAG GGCAGCTTTGGGAAGCGTTCAGACAGCCCCTCAGCCACTGCTGATGCTGATGCCTCAGATGTGCAGTCAGTGGACTCCAGCTTATCCAGGAGAGGAACTGGAACAAGTAAAAAAGACACTGTTTGTCAG ATCTGTGAGAGCTCTGGCGAGTCGCTGCTGGCCTGCGAGGGCGAGTGCTGCAGCATGTTCCACCTGGAGTGTCTCGGCCTGAAGGCCATGCCTGAGGAAAAGTTCATCTGCACCGAGTGTAAGAATG GAGAGCACACGTGCTTTTCCTGCAAGCAGCCTGGCAAGGACGTGAAGCGCTGCTCTGTCAGCACCTGTGGGAAGTTCTACCACGAGTCCTGCGTGCGCAAGTTCGCCACGGCCCTGTTCGAGTCGCGCGGCTTCCGCTGCCCGCAGCACTGCTGCACCGCCTGCTCCATGGACAAGGACATGCACAAAGCCAGCAAAG GTCGCATGGCGAGATGTCTGCGCTGCCCCGTGGCCTATCACTCTGGAGACGGCTGCATCGCTGCAGGAAGCTTGTTTGTGTCATCCCACATCCTCATCTGTAGTAACCATTCCAAAAGGACTCACTCCTCATCAGCTGTAAATGTAGGCTTTTGTTTCGTTTGTGCAAGAG GGCTGGTAGTGCAGGACCATTCAGACCCCCTGTTCAGTTCCTATGCCTATAAGTCCCACTACCTACTGAATGAGTCAAATCGTGCTGAGTTGATGAAATTACCTATGATTCCTCCTCCTTCGTCAGCTTCCaaaaagaaatgtgagaaaG GTGGCAAACTGTTGTGCTGTGAGTCGTGCCCAGCTTCCTTCCACCCCGAGTGTCTGAGCATAGAAATGCCTGAGGGCTGCTGGAATTGCAATGACTGTAAAGCTGGCAAGAAGCTGCGGTACAAGCAGATCGTTTGGGTCAAGCTTGGGAATTACAG gtggtggccagcagagatctgcaaTCCCAGGTCTGTGCCTCTCAACATACAGGGCCTCAAACATGATATCGGGGACTTCCcagtatttttctttggttCACATGACTACTATTGGGTACACCAGGGCAGAGTTTTCCCTTATGTTGAAGGAGATAAAAGCTTTGCTGAGGGGCAAACTAGTATTAACAAGACCTTCAAGAAAG CACTTGAAGAAGCAGCAAAGCGTTTCCAGGAACTGAAAgcacaaagagaaagcaaagaggCATTGGAAATTGAAAGGAATTCAAGGAAGCCTCCACCCTATAAACACATTAAA tCCAACAAGGTGATCGGGAAGGTGCAGATCCAGGTTGCAGACCTGTCGGAGATCCCGCGCTGTAACTGCAAGCCCTCAGATGAGAACCCGTGTGGGCTGGAGTCAGAGTGCCTCAACAGGATGCTGCAGTACGAGTGCCaccctcaggtgtgcccagctggggagcGCTGCCAGAACCAGTGCTTCACCAAGAGGCTCTACCCCGACGCTGAGATCATCAAAACCGAGCGCCGCGGTTGGGGCCTGCGCACCAAGAGGAGCATCAAAAAG GGTGAATTTGTGAATGAATACGTTGGGGAGCTGATTGACGAGGAGGAGTGCCGGCTGCGGATCAAGCGTGCTCACGAGAACAGTGTCACCAATTTTTATATGCTGACTGTAACCAAG GACCGAATAATAGATGCTGGCCCAAAGGGGAACTACTCTCGTTTTATGAACCATAGTTGTAACCCAAACTGTGAAACACAGAAGTGGACAGTGAATGGTGACATTAGAGTTGGACTGTTTGCTCTTTGTGACATTCCTGCAG GAATGGAATTAACATTCAATTACAACCTGGATTGCTTGGGCAATGGCAGGACCGAGTGTCACTGCGGAGCAGAAAACTGCAGCGGCTTCCTGGGAGTGCGGCCCAAG aCAGCATTTGCATCGGCAAATGAAGAGAAGGTGAAAAACGCAAAACTAAAGCAGAAGAAAcggaaaataaaaacagaacagaagcaGATGCATGAAGATAACTGTTTCCAGTGTGGAGATGGGGGAGAGCTGGTCATGTGTGATAAGAAGGACTGTCCCAAAGCATACCACCTCCTATGCCTTAACCTGACTCAACCACCTTTTG GAAAGTGGGAATGTCCATGGCATCAGTGTGACATCTGTAGCAATCCTGCCGTGTCCTTCTGTGAGTTTTGCCCCCACTCCTTCTGCAAGGATCACGAGAAGGGAGCCCTGGTGCCGTCGGCGCTGGACGGCCgcctctgctgctccacccACGACCCCAAATCTCCTGTGGCACCCGAGTACTGGAGCAAGATCAAGTGCAAATTGGAAGCACAGAACGCTGTGGAAGAGGCAAAGGAGtga